A window of the Acidimicrobiales bacterium genome harbors these coding sequences:
- a CDS encoding sulfatase-like hydrolase/transferase, whose amino-acid sequence MSQPNFVVIIADQLRADAVGAFGSELASTPNIDALAARGARFTNAFVQHTVCSPSRVSFLTGWYPHVHGFRSLTNLLRPEDPNLLKTLKQSGYRVAHAGARGDTWAPGATEVSCHEYGWAEPPTVSMMSAMQELDHDDPMARAFYVGERDGDNDFDEAAVRSAEAWLDRRPTDSPWMLYVPLIFPHCPFGVEEPWFSMHDRAAMPERRPHVQSGHEPAYMQHLRNTYGTDRLTDEQWREIAATYHGMVSRLDWHVGRLVAALGDEPDTHVIFFSDHGEYLGDYDLIEKWPSGLHDCLARDPFVIAGPSVAPGVVVDQMVEMVDLVPTVHELAGIEADYTHFGRSLVPLLDGSDAPHREFAFTEGGFLVAEEPLLERPAYPYDLKGRAQHDRPDAVGKAVAIRSKDWTYVWRLHEPPELYDRHADPEELHNLAGLADHAPTEHDLRDELLRWLVATGDVVPWNADPRFPTIDLPTTGSNGA is encoded by the coding sequence GTGAGCCAGCCCAACTTCGTCGTCATCATCGCCGACCAACTGCGCGCCGACGCGGTGGGAGCGTTCGGGTCCGAGCTGGCTTCGACCCCGAACATCGACGCCCTCGCCGCACGCGGTGCTCGATTCACGAACGCCTTCGTCCAGCACACGGTCTGCTCGCCGAGTCGAGTTTCGTTCCTCACCGGCTGGTATCCCCACGTCCATGGATTCCGGAGCCTCACGAACCTGCTCCGGCCCGAAGACCCGAATCTGTTGAAGACGCTGAAGCAGAGCGGCTATCGAGTGGCGCACGCTGGAGCACGTGGCGACACCTGGGCACCGGGTGCCACCGAGGTCAGTTGCCACGAGTACGGGTGGGCCGAGCCGCCCACCGTGTCGATGATGAGCGCGATGCAGGAACTCGACCACGACGACCCGATGGCGAGGGCGTTCTACGTCGGCGAGAGAGACGGCGACAACGACTTCGACGAGGCCGCGGTCCGCTCCGCCGAAGCATGGCTCGATCGCCGGCCGACGGACTCGCCGTGGATGCTCTACGTCCCGTTGATCTTCCCCCACTGTCCTTTCGGCGTGGAGGAACCGTGGTTCTCGATGCACGATCGCGCCGCGATGCCCGAACGTCGCCCTCACGTGCAATCGGGACACGAGCCCGCCTACATGCAGCATCTGCGCAACACCTACGGCACCGATCGCCTCACCGACGAGCAGTGGCGTGAGATCGCCGCCACCTACCACGGCATGGTGTCGCGGCTCGATTGGCATGTCGGGCGCCTGGTCGCCGCCCTCGGTGATGAGCCCGATACCCATGTCATCTTCTTCAGCGATCACGGCGAGTACCTCGGCGACTACGACCTGATCGAGAAGTGGCCGTCGGGGCTCCACGACTGTCTCGCCCGTGACCCGTTCGTCATCGCCGGCCCGTCTGTCGCACCGGGCGTCGTGGTCGATCAGATGGTCGAGATGGTGGATCTGGTCCCCACGGTCCACGAGCTGGCCGGTATCGAAGCGGACTACACCCACTTCGGTCGCAGCCTCGTCCCTCTGCTCGACGGGAGCGACGCGCCGCACCGCGAGTTCGCGTTCACCGAAGGTGGCTTCCTCGTGGCGGAGGAGCCCCTCCTCGAGCGGCCCGCGTACCCGTACGACCTCAAGGGTCGGGCGCAACACGACCGGCCCGATGCCGTTGGCAAGGCAGTGGCCATCCGCTCGAAGGACTGGACCTACGTCTGGCGTCTCCACGAGCCGCCCGAGCTCTACGACCGACACGCCGATCCCGAAGAGCTGCACAATCTGGCCGGGCTGGCCGATCACGCTCCGACCGAGCACGACCTCCGCGACGAGTTGTTGCGGTGGCTGGTGGCGACGGGCGACGTCGTGCCATGGAATGCCGACCCGCGGTTCCCCACGATCGACCTCCCCACCACCGGTTCGAACGGAGCCTGA